One Mesorhizobium loti genomic window carries:
- a CDS encoding glycoside hydrolase family protein: MKNRIILWGSVTLVFAALAVAGGFIYFHTYSPDRTKYPVRGIDVSHHQGQIDWRRVAADDVAFAVIKATEGGDHVDRTFATNLREARAAGIAVGAYHFFTFCRPGADQAKNFISVVPHDQPLLPPVVDIEFGGNCPQRPSPEQLNAELQAFLGPVEAAFGKTAIVYLTDEAEAAYAGQIAARPLWLRSLLMEPDRHDWVYWQYHNRGRVDGIVGDVDLNVLQGGPEKLAALLASAH, translated from the coding sequence TTGAAGAACCGGATCATCCTCTGGGGATCAGTCACTTTGGTTTTTGCAGCGCTGGCCGTGGCCGGTGGCTTCATCTACTTCCACACCTATTCTCCCGACCGTACCAAATATCCGGTCAGGGGCATCGACGTTTCCCATCATCAGGGCCAGATCGACTGGCGCCGCGTTGCCGCCGACGATGTCGCCTTCGCCGTCATCAAGGCGACCGAGGGCGGCGATCATGTCGATCGCACCTTTGCCACCAATCTGCGTGAGGCCCGCGCGGCCGGCATCGCCGTCGGCGCCTACCATTTCTTCACCTTCTGCCGGCCCGGCGCCGACCAGGCGAAGAATTTCATCTCGGTCGTGCCGCACGATCAGCCCTTGCTGCCGCCGGTCGTCGACATCGAGTTCGGCGGCAATTGTCCGCAACGTCCATCGCCCGAACAGTTGAATGCCGAACTTCAGGCTTTCCTTGGACCTGTCGAGGCGGCGTTCGGCAAGACGGCGATCGTCTATCTGACCGATGAAGCCGAGGCCGCCTATGCCGGGCAGATCGCCGCTCGCCCACTCTGGCTTCGCTCACTGCTCATGGAACCGGACCGCCACGACTGGGTCTATTGGCAATACCACAACAGGGGGCGCGTGGACGGTATTGTGGGTGACGTCGACCTCAACGTTTTGCAGGGCGGGCCGGAGAAATTGGCGGCGCTGCTTGCGTCAGCGCATTGA
- a CDS encoding dihydrodipicolinate synthase — MLRGSLTALVTPFEKSGRFDEKAFRAFVEWQLGEGTTGLVPVGTTGESPTLSHDEHRHVVKVCIEVAKGRAPVVAGAGSNNTAEAVGLVQYAEKAGADAALVVTPYYNKPTQRGLYEHFAAVARATKLPIIIYNIPPRSVIDMMPETMGRLAHDFKNIVGVKDATGKVERVSEQRMTCGKDFIQLSGEDASALGFNAHGGVGCISVTSNVAPRLCAEFQEATLSGDSAKALELQDRLLPLHKAIFLEPGVSGAKYALSKLGKVENVLRSPLVTVEEATAAKIDAAMKHAGLIN, encoded by the coding sequence ATGCTGAGAGGCTCGCTTACTGCGCTCGTGACACCGTTCGAAAAGAGCGGGCGTTTCGACGAGAAAGCCTTTCGCGCGTTTGTCGAATGGCAGCTCGGAGAAGGCACCACCGGCTTGGTTCCCGTGGGCACGACCGGCGAGTCGCCGACGCTGTCGCACGATGAGCACCGCCATGTCGTCAAGGTCTGCATCGAGGTGGCCAAGGGCCGCGCTCCGGTCGTCGCCGGCGCCGGTTCCAACAACACCGCGGAAGCCGTCGGCCTCGTGCAATACGCCGAAAAGGCCGGCGCCGATGCCGCCCTGGTCGTCACCCCCTATTACAACAAGCCGACGCAGCGCGGCCTCTACGAGCATTTCGCCGCCGTCGCCAGGGCGACCAAGCTGCCGATCATCATCTATAACATCCCGCCGCGCTCGGTGATCGACATGATGCCGGAGACGATGGGCCGGCTGGCGCACGACTTCAAGAACATCGTCGGCGTCAAGGACGCAACGGGCAAGGTCGAACGCGTTTCCGAGCAACGCATGACCTGCGGCAAGGATTTCATTCAGCTTTCCGGCGAGGATGCCTCGGCTCTCGGCTTCAACGCCCATGGCGGTGTGGGCTGCATCTCGGTGACGTCGAATGTCGCACCGCGGCTGTGCGCCGAGTTCCAGGAAGCCACGCTCTCCGGCGACAGCGCGAAGGCGCTGGAATTGCAGGATCGTCTCTTGCCACTGCACAAGGCGATCTTCCTCGAGCCCGGTGTTTCCGGCGCCAAATACGCGCTGTCGAAGCTGGGTAAGGTCGAGAATGTGCTGCGGTCGCCGCTGGTCACGGTCGAGGAAGCGACAGCGGCGAAGATCGATGCGGCGATGAAGCATGCCGGCTTGATTAATTAG
- a CDS encoding transcriptional regulator produces the protein MPRIRHERFDCSPGCTVEGTLRYIDGKWKGVVLYHLFQGTLRFNEIRRRIPNCTQRMLTNQLRELEADGLIARKIYPEVPPKVEYSLTPRGRSLEPVITALKVWGDANVTLAPEMAQAAA, from the coding sequence ATGCCGCGCATTCGCCATGAGCGATTCGATTGCAGTCCCGGCTGCACCGTGGAGGGAACGCTGCGCTATATCGACGGAAAGTGGAAAGGCGTTGTGCTCTACCATCTGTTCCAGGGCACGCTGCGCTTCAACGAGATCCGCCGGCGGATTCCCAACTGCACGCAGCGCATGCTGACCAACCAGTTGCGCGAGTTGGAAGCCGACGGACTGATTGCCCGCAAGATCTATCCGGAAGTGCCGCCGAAGGTGGAATACAGCCTGACGCCGCGCGGCAGAAGCCTGGAACCGGTGATCACCGCCCTGAAAGTCTGGGGCGATGCGAATGTGACGCTGGCGCCGGAGATGGCCCAGGCCGCGGCTTGA
- a CDS encoding SsrA-binding protein: MNQVRKADPNNKTVAENRKARFSYEVLDTIEAGLVLTGTEVKSLRQGQANIQDSYASVEGGEIWLINSYLPEYLQANRFNHEPRRRRKLLLNKREMAKLSQSVDREGMTLVPLKIYFNDQGRAKLLLAVGRGKKLHDKRETEKQRDWSREKGRLLKERG; this comes from the coding sequence ATGAATCAAGTCAGAAAAGCCGATCCCAACAACAAGACCGTTGCGGAAAACCGCAAGGCACGGTTTTCCTATGAGGTTCTCGACACGATCGAGGCCGGCTTGGTGCTGACCGGCACCGAGGTCAAATCGCTGCGCCAGGGGCAGGCCAATATCCAGGACAGCTATGCCTCGGTCGAGGGCGGCGAGATCTGGCTGATCAATTCCTATCTGCCGGAGTATCTGCAGGCCAATCGCTTCAACCACGAGCCCAGGCGACGCCGCAAACTCCTGCTTAACAAGCGCGAGATGGCCAAGCTGTCGCAGAGCGTCGACCGCGAAGGCATGACCTTGGTGCCGCTGAAAATCTATTTCAACGATCAAGGGCGTGCCAAGCTCTTGCTCGCTGTCGGGCGCGGCAAGAAACTGCACGACAAGCGCGAAACCGAGAAGCAGCGCGACTGGTCGCGCGAGAAGGGCCGACTCTTGAAGGAGCGTGGGTGA